The following coding sequences are from one Solea solea chromosome 4, fSolSol10.1, whole genome shotgun sequence window:
- the phldb2a gene encoding pleckstrin homology-like domain family B member 2, with amino-acid sequence MNSMLPQRSAVSTLSYGSEEASPLDRASVCPGLRTLLVFPDCVKIEHGSSGSVGGTLLRGSRSKAELQELMETLQRRKSALEASLRAAECSRTYLSVPSPVGPQSTRTLSIISSSDRPPPASRNFSYMTSSSVPPSPRQSDRQLSPSGFARHSHSRHQSQDSLLHPNPADGNSLLSSYGDALPRSPRVKGGAASVPSSPRMGRRPYSQGRAGGDARQRKYSTGSLNSLGLHSRSLPRLHNAADPPALSLPLRHSVGSHRGVGSAVARRSLSSLEQPPDVTVPASMPSTPRRASLASLSSLGVDIDGTGLDLGFGERRLSFGKGGLSPGQRVSSISSLNGKEELRDYHQHQRDERLREQKVQRLESQRLETILNLCTEMGHVEKEPAVSAVSDLQKINKELEKLQVSDEDSVFSDSPGSVTQESCFGAKARDFHLSDEQQVSQHQQSGYREARSHSPAVSLNSSAPSPSTHHRVKALESMQLKQEVTHIEEERIQVVNNIEELEQKIKDLDNQMEESVREMEVECALLEGEQESEISQLQREKELLDQLKAKLHSIEKTSHAEKSQEAKEQTKSLEDLEFQKLERQINQDEEKETQRQELLREIAEYQRLTVTRKERLMALKKQSSQITSQTQQERENFQREKSNLLVMLQKERDKLVSLEGKYAELSEGQTFTHIPIAIKEHLHSLKERRRSSKETPPHPSDSLPHKRSQQQLPTPYGRSLGRTLPPKTHLPLAQSSSCGSVIPQGFSFSVRDLNARRLPKSNSHALMTEDRQKRNDFCSRMVSEASVFLDTFSYPDNSQASDTVSVDSSDSLETSFSACSPDNISSASTNNMAKIEEMERLLREAQADKLRLLEHREREMEMRRQALEEERRRREELEKRLQEETCRRQKLVEREVKLREKQRSQSRLLTRYLPVRKDDFDLHGHIEAAGHNPDACFHLAITDKTCRGFLVKMGGKIKTWKKRWFVFDQNRRTLTYYADKHETKMKGVIYFQAIEEVYYDHLKSAHKSPNPSLTFSVKTHDRVYYMVAPSPEAMRIWMDVIVTGAEGHMHFMV; translated from the exons ATGAACAGCATGCTTCCTCAGAGGAGTGCAGTCTCCACACTGAGCTACGGCTCGG AAGAAGCTTCACCACTTGATCGAGCCAGTGTTTGTCCTGGGCTCAGAACTCTTCTCGTTTTTCCAGACTGTGTGAAGATTGAGCACGgcagcagtggctcagtggGCGGGACGTTGCTGAGGGGTTCGCGTTCCAAAGCAGAGCTGCAGGAACTGATGGAGACGCTGCAGCGCAGGAAGAGCGCCCTGGAGGCCAGTCTGAGGGCAGCCGAGTGCAGCCGCACGTACCTGAGTGTGCCGTCACCTGTTGGACCCCAGTCCACCAGGACACTGTCCATCATCAGCAGTAGTGACCGCCCTCCGCCTGCCTCTAGAAACTTCTCCTACATGACCAGCAGCAGTGTGCCTCCATCACCACGTCAGAGCGATCGCCAGCTGAGCCCTAGCGGCTTTGCCCGCCATTCCCACTCTCGCCACCAGTCACAAGACAGTCTGCTCCATCCTAATCCAGCAGATGgcaactctcttctctcctcttatGGGGATGCTCTACCTCGTTCCCCCAGGGTGAAAGGTGGAGCAGCCAGTGTGCCGTCCAGCCCTCGCATGGGCCGCAGGCCCTACTCTCAGGGCAGAGCCGGAGGAGATGCCCGGCAGAGGAAGTACTCCACCGGCTCCCTCAACAGCCTGGGCTTGCATAGTCGTTCGCTGCCACGTCTTCACAACGCGGCAGACCCACCTGCTCTGTCGCTTCCATTGCGTCACTCAGTGGGGTCACACAGAGGAGTGGGTTCAGCAGTGGCACGGCGCAGTCTCTCCTCCCTGGAGCAGCCACCAGATGTGACCGTCCCTGCCAGCATGCCCAGCACTCCTAGGAGAGCCAGTCTGGCCTCTCTAAGCTCTCTGGGGGTCGATATTGATGGGACAGGCTTAGATCTGGGCTTCGGAGAGAGGAGGTTGTCCTTTGGGAAAGGCGGCTTGAGTCCAGGTCAGAGAGTGAGCAGCATAAGTTCTTTGAATGGCAAAGAAGAGCTGAGGGACTATCACCAGCACCAGAGAGATGAGCGACTCAGGGAGCAGAAGGTGCAGAGATTG GAAAGTCAGCGTCTCGAGACCATTTTGAACCTGTGCACTGAGATGGGTCACGTGGAGAAAGAGCCAGCGGTCTCGGCTGTTTCTGACCTGCAGAAGATCAATAAGGAGCTGGAGAAGCTGCAGGTGTCAGACGAGGACTCTGTGTTTTCAGACTCTCCCGGCAGCGTGACTCAGGAGAGCTGCTTCGGAGCCAAAGCCAGAGATTTTCATTTGTCtgatgagcagcaggtgagCCAGCATCAGCAGAGCGGCTATAGAGAGGCAAGGTCCCATTCACCGGCCGTCAGCCTGAACAGCAGCGCTCCCTCACCCTCCACCCACCATAGAGTCAAA GCGTTGGAGAGCATGCAGCTGAAACAGGAGGTAACACATATAGAGGAAGAGAGGATCCAAGTGGTCAACAACATAGAAGAGCTGGAGCAGAAGATCAAAGATCTGGACAACCAGATGGAGGAGTCTGTGCGGGAG ATGGAGGTGGAGTGTGCTCTGCTGGAGGGGGAACAGGAGTCGGAGATCAGCCAGCTTCAGAGGGAGAAGGAGCTTCTGGACCAGCTGAAGGCAAAGCTTCACAGTATTGAGAAGACGAGCCACGCGGAGAAGTCGCAG gaggCTAAGGAGCAGACGAAAAGTTTGGAGGATCTGGAATTTCAGAAGCTGGAGAGACAAATTAATCAGGATGAGGAAAAAGAGACTCAGCGCCAAGAACTACTGCGGGAGATCGCCGAGTATCAGCGTCTTACCGTCACACGCAAG GAGAGGCTCATGGCGCTGAAGAAACAGTCCTCACAGATCACCTCACAGACtcaacaagagagagagaacttccagagagagaaaagcaatTTGCTCGTCATGCTGCAGAAG GAGAGAGACAAGCTGGTGTCGTTGGAGGGGAAGTATGCAGAGCTGTCTGAGGGACAGACTTTCACTCACATACCCATAGCCATCAAAGAG CACTTACACTCTCTGAAGGAaaggagaagaagcagcaaaGAAACCCCTCCCCACCCGAGTGACAGCCTACCTCATAAGAGGAGCCAGCAGCAGCTCCCCACCCCTTATGGCAGATCTCTGGGACGCACCCTTCCTCCCAAg ACTCACCTGCCTCTGGCCCAAAGCTCCAGCTGTGGCAGCGTCATCCCACAAGGCTTCAGCTTCTCTGTCCGAGACCTGAACGCCCGTCGCCTGCCCAAGA GTAACAGCCATGCACTCATGActgaggacagacagaaaagaaatgattttTGCAGCAGGATGGTTTCTGAGGCCAGCGTGTTCCTAGACACCTTCTCTTACCCAGACAACAGCCAGGCCTCAGATACGGTCAGTGTGGACAGTTCGGACAGTCTGGAGACCAGCTTCTCCGCCTGCTCCCCAGACAACATATCCAG TGCTAGCACCAACAATATGGCCAAGATTGAGGAGATGGAGCGTCTCCTCCGAGAGGCCCAGGCTGACAAGCTGAGGCTCCTCGAGCATCGG gagagggagatggagatgcGCAGACAAGCTCTGGAGGAGGAacgaaggaggagggaggaactCGAGAAACGCCTGCAGGAGGAGACATGCAGGAGACAGAAGCTTGTGGAGAGAGAGGTGAAGCTCAGGGAGAAACAAAGatcacag TCTCGGCTGTTGACGCGTTACCTACCTGTGAGGAAAGATGACTTTGACCTTCATGGACACATTGAGGCAGCAGGACACAACCCAGACGCCTGCTTCCACCTCGCCATCACCGACAAAACCTGTCGAGGCTTCCTGGTTAAGATGGGCGGCAAAATAAAGACCTGGAAGAAACGCTGGTTTGTCTTTGACCAGAATCGCAGGACGCTCACCTACTATGCAG ACAAACATGAGACCAAGATGAAGGGAGTCATTTATTTCCAGGCCATAGAAGAGGTGTACTACGACCATTTAAAGAGCGCACACAAA AGCCCCAACCCCTCGCTGACGTTCAGTGTGAAGACACATGACCGGGTGTACTACATGGTGGCTCCGTCCCCTGAAGCCATGCGTATCTGGATGGATGTTATAGTGACAGGTGCTGAAGGACACATGCATTTCATGGTGTAA
- the LOC131458415 gene encoding histone acetyltransferase KAT5 — translation MTKMADSSSSVEVVEGCRLPVLRKNQEHEDEWPLAEILSVKEVTARKLYYVHYIDFNKRLDEWVTGDRLDLKKLQFPKKEAKTPTKNGLPGSRPSSPEREVRKSLDTNLQSATAPSRGKTLPTPLSSHTELHGNPDINNHDTVKEEDDPVVQNKSGSDLKHLSKCLSGVRTGIVNKPNFGCRSFKKRKVEPVALAPQVSPVTPPPPSLPPSAEASQASVFPAVRETNTFKSREDHEQLSSPTTNGTARRPLIPTPQPGRKRKANCGGTDEMIKVLQYNIPQTASVFLPPPEDSQDSSDGIPTAPRMTGSLVSDRSHDDIVTRMKNIECIELGRHRLKPWYFSPYPQELTTLPILYLCEFCLKYLKSLKCLQRHLTKCNLRHPPGNEIYRKGTISFFEIDGRKNKNYSQNLCLLAKCFLDHKTLYYDTDPFLFYVMTEYDSKGFHIVGYFSKEKESTEDYNVACILTLPPYQRRGYGKLLIEFSYELSKVEGKTGTPEKPLSDLGLLSYRSYWSQTILEILMDLKPDNGERPQITINEISEITSVKKEDVISTLQYLNLINYYKGQYILTLSEDIVDGHERAMQKRHLRIDPKCLHFTPKDWSKRGKW, via the exons ATGACGAAAATGGCGGACAGCTCATCGTCG gTCGAGGTTGTCGAGGGCTGTCGGCTGCCCGTTCTTCGTAAAAATCAAGAACACGAGGACGAATGGC CACTGGCAGAAATCCTCAGTGTAAAGGAAGTCACAGCAAGAAAGCTCTACTACGTTCACTACATTGACT TCAACAAGCGTCTGGATGAGTGGGTCACAGGAGACAGGTTGGACTTGAAGAAGCTTCAGTTCCCTAAGAAAGAAGCTAAAACTCCTACCAAGAATGGTCTTCCAGGCTCCCGTCCCAGTTCCCCAGAAAGAGAAGTG AGGAAGAGTCTAGATACCAACCTTCAATCCGCCACAGCTCCCTCCAGAGGCAAAACCCTCCCCACTCCG CTGTCGAGTCATACTGAACTGCATGGAAATCCAGATATAAACAACCACGACACAGTAAAGGAAGAAGATGATCCTGTTGTGCAGAACAAATCTGgaagtgatttaaaacatttatccAAATGTTTGTCCGGTGTACGCACTGGAATTGTGAACAAGCCAAATTTCGGCTGCAGGTCTTTCAAG AAAAGGAAAGTAGAGCCTGTCGCCTTGGCGCCTCAGGTATCCCCAGTCACGCCACCTCCCCCCTCTCTGCCACCCTCAGCTGAAGCCTCTCAGGCGTCCGTTTTCCCTGCTGTGAGGGAAACTAACACTTTCAAGTCCCGCGAAGACCATGAACAGCTCTCCTCACCCACAACG AACGGCACTGCCCGAAGACCTCTCATTCCTACTCCTCAGCCCGGGAGGAAAAGGAAAGCTAACTGTGGGGGAACTGATGAG ATGATAAAGGTTCTGCAGTATAACATCCCTCAGACTGCCAGTGtctttctaccaccaccagag GATTCTCAGGATAGTTCGGATGGCATCCCAACTGCCCCCCGCATGACAGGAAGTTTGGTGTCTGACCGCAGCCACGATGACATCGTCACCCGAATGAAAAACATAGAGTGTATAGAGCTGGGACGTCACAGACTGAAGCCCTGGTACTTCTCTCCGTACCCACAGGAACTCACCACACTGCCCATCCTTTACCTCTGTGAATTCTGCCTCAAGTATCTTAAAAGCCTCAAATGTCTCCAGAGACATTTG ACGAAATGTAATCTGAGACATCCTCCAGGCAACGAGATCTACCGCAAAGGCACCATATCGTTCTTTGAAATTGACGGCCGGAAAAACAAA AATTATTCCCAGAACCTGTGTTTACTCGCTAAGTGTTTCCTGGACCACAAAACCTTGTATTATGACACGGACCCTTTCCTCTTCTATGTAATGACGGAGTACGACTCCAAAGGCTTCCACATAGTGGGCTACTTTTCCAAG GAAAAAGAGTCCACTGAAGATTATAATGTTGCCTGCATCCTGACCTTACCTCCCTATCAGAGGAGGGGCTATGGTAAACTGCTCATCGAGTTCA GTTACGAGCTTTCGAAGGTGGAAGGGAAGACGGGCACTCCTGAGAAGCCACTTTCTGACCTGGGTCTCTTGTCCTATCGCTCCTACTGGTCCCAGACCATTTTGGAAATTCTCATGGACCTCAAACCTGACAATGGAGAAAGGCCACAGATCACCATCAA TGAAATCAGTGAGATCACAAGTGTAAAGAAGGAAGACGTCATTTCAACACTTCAATACCTCAACCTTATCAACTACTACAAG GGTCAGTACATCTTGACTCTTTCAGAAGACATCGTGGATGGACATGAACGAGCGATGCAGAAGAGACACTTGCGCATTGATCCTAAATGTCTTCACTTCACACCTAAAGACTGGAGCAAGAGGGGCAAGTGGTAG